CCGCGGGCGGTGTTGACCACCAGGGCACCTGGCTTGAGCAAGGCCAGCTCGCGGGCGCCGATCATGTGCCGGGTGTGCTCGTTGAGGGGACAGTGCAGGGTCAGAGCATCCACCTGCGGCAGCAGTTCATCCAGCGCCAGACGATCATCGCGCGCCGGGCGGCCAGGGATCTGCCCGCTCAGCACGCGCATGCCAAAGGCCTCGGCCAGCCGCGCGACGGCGCCGCCCAGCTCACCATGGCCGAGCAGGCCGAGGGTCTTGCCCTCCAGCTCGATGATCGGGAAGTCAAGCAGGCAGAACTGACTGGCCTTGGCCCATTGCCCGTCTGCCACGGCCTGGTTGTAGTCGCACAGGCGGGTGGCCAGGGCCAGCAGCAGGGCGAGGGTGTGCTGGGCCACCGAAGGCGTGCCGTAGCCTTGGCAGTTGCACACGGTGATACCCTGAGCGCGCGCCGCCGCCATGTCGACATTGTTGGTGCCGGTGGCAGCGACCAGAATCAGCTTGAGCTGGGGGTTGGCTGCCAGCGCCTCGGCGTCGAGCATCACCTTGTTGCTGACCACCGCGGCGGCGCCTTGAAGGCGCTCGGCGACCTGATCGGTGCGGGTCGTCGCGAACAGTTGCAGTTCGTCGAACTGATCGTGCAGCGGGGACAGGTCGAGGTCACCGAGGTCCAGGGACTGGTGGTCGAGAAACACGGCGCGACGCGGGCTTGGCATCGGTGAGGCTCCGTAGCAGTGGCGAAGATGGGTCAACCCGCACAATGCCACTCATACCTTCTGCCGCCAAATCATTCCTTCGGCTGATTTGGTCGTCACATTGACCAACTACAGTTGTTCCCTGACTTGTCCGGCTCGCTTTTCAAGAAGGGATACCCATGCTGCAGACCCGCATCATCAAGCCCGCCGAGGGCGCTTATTCGTTCCCCCTGTTGATCAAGCGCCTGCTGATGTCCGGCAGCCGCTACGAAAAGACCCGCGAAATCGTCTATCGCGACCAGATCCGGCTGACTTATCCACAGCTCAACGAACGCATCGCCCGCCTGGCCAACGTGCTCACCGAGGCCGGGGTCAAGGCCGGCGACACTGTGGCGGTGATGGACTGGGACAGCCACCGCTACCTGGAATGCATGTTTGCCATCCCGATGATCGGCGCGGTGGTGCA
The Pseudomonas sp. KU43P genome window above contains:
- a CDS encoding 2-hydroxyacid dehydrogenase, which produces MPSPRRAVFLDHQSLDLGDLDLSPLHDQFDELQLFATTRTDQVAERLQGAAAVVSNKVMLDAEALAANPQLKLILVAATGTNNVDMAAARAQGITVCNCQGYGTPSVAQHTLALLLALATRLCDYNQAVADGQWAKASQFCLLDFPIIELEGKTLGLLGHGELGGAVARLAEAFGMRVLSGQIPGRPARDDRLALDELLPQVDALTLHCPLNEHTRHMIGARELALLKPGALVVNTARGGLIDEQALADALRDGHLGGAATDVLSVEPPTHGNPLLAADVPRLIITPHSAWGAVESRQRIVGQLSENAQAFFAGQPRRVVS